Proteins co-encoded in one Spirosoma endbachense genomic window:
- a CDS encoding M4 family metallopeptidase: protein MKNYHACNCHIIPPFVVDELKKSGVDISTQTKTISREFRARRAEQISLRNSQPFLLAPPTKNSDRFVYDSKTTQHQRLLLVRKEGGVASTDQVVNKVYENAGAVRDYYKKAFNYLSVDNHGADLILNVHFGQEYANAFWDGDEMTFGDGDGQVFINLANALDVTAHELTHGVVQYTAGLNYQGQSGALNEHYADVFGSVIKQVAKNQTAATADWLIGDEIMGPALQGQALRSMKAPGTAYNNTLMGKDPQPDHMTTIYKGSADNGGVHINSGIPNKVFFLVATAIQTDKAALLWFETLKTLKPTTSFKSFKTAMLKLAKKLAKAGSVPATTEATVKQSFEAVGL, encoded by the coding sequence ATGAAAAACTATCATGCCTGCAATTGCCACATTATACCGCCATTTGTGGTCGATGAACTGAAAAAATCAGGGGTTGATATCTCAACCCAAACGAAAACGATTAGCCGCGAATTCAGAGCGCGTCGTGCTGAGCAGATCTCGTTACGCAACAGCCAGCCCTTTCTGCTGGCTCCTCCAACAAAAAATTCCGACCGGTTTGTCTATGACTCCAAAACGACGCAGCATCAGCGCCTTCTGCTCGTTCGTAAAGAAGGAGGTGTCGCTTCTACCGATCAGGTAGTCAATAAAGTCTACGAAAATGCGGGAGCCGTACGCGATTATTACAAGAAAGCGTTCAATTACCTGTCAGTAGACAATCACGGGGCCGATCTGATTCTGAATGTGCATTTCGGGCAGGAATACGCCAATGCGTTCTGGGACGGCGATGAGATGACCTTTGGCGATGGCGACGGTCAGGTTTTCATCAATTTAGCGAATGCGCTGGACGTAACGGCGCATGAACTTACGCATGGAGTTGTGCAATATACGGCCGGACTGAATTATCAGGGGCAGTCGGGAGCGCTCAATGAGCACTATGCCGATGTGTTTGGCTCGGTGATCAAACAGGTTGCCAAAAATCAGACCGCAGCAACGGCCGACTGGCTGATTGGTGATGAAATTATGGGGCCAGCGCTTCAGGGTCAGGCGCTACGGTCGATGAAAGCGCCCGGCACTGCGTATAACAATACACTGATGGGGAAAGACCCGCAGCCCGATCACATGACTACGATCTACAAAGGATCGGCAGACAATGGCGGAGTACACATCAATAGCGGTATTCCCAACAAAGTGTTCTTTCTGGTCGCTACGGCCATTCAAACCGACAAAGCGGCTTTGTTATGGTTCGAAACGCTGAAAACGCTCAAGCCAACAACAAGCTTTAAGAGTTTCAAAACGGCGATGCTTAAACTGGCAAAAAAACTGGCGAAGGCCGGAAGCGTACCGGCAACGACCGAAGCAACCGTGAAACAATCGTTTGAGGCAGTCGGTTTGTAA
- a CDS encoding protealysin inhibitor emfourin, which translates to MKLVYSREGGLFPQVAQTEVKTTELPADLQKLVDHVLAHPDAYASDSGNPALRDGYQYRLDLHDGSKKVSLTFDDTSLPDDVQPLIHFLQKRTGKP; encoded by the coding sequence ATGAAATTAGTTTATTCGCGCGAAGGGGGATTATTTCCTCAGGTAGCCCAAACGGAAGTTAAAACCACGGAGTTACCAGCCGATTTACAAAAGCTGGTAGATCATGTGTTAGCGCATCCCGATGCCTATGCATCTGATTCAGGGAATCCTGCTTTGCGGGATGGTTACCAATACCGGCTCGATCTGCATGACGGCTCAAAGAAGGTCAGTTTGACTTTCGATGACACGAGTCTGCCCGACGACGTTCAGCCGTTAATTCATTTCCTGCAAAAACGCACCGGCAAGCCGTAA
- a CDS encoding ABC transporter ATP-binding protein, with the protein MQLLYTYLRRYWGLLALALFLAAINQIFSLLDPYIFRKIIDQYVVKPGGTLRTIDFWGFLKNGAGVLILQALGVAMVSRIAKNFQDYYVNVITQRLGAQLYTDGLRHSLELPYQVFEDQRSGETLGKLQKVRSDVEKLIQSFVNVLFTSVVGIVFVMWYAATVYWPIAPAYFLTIPLLGFVSSLLSKKIKTVQKTIVAETTALAGSTTESLRNIELVKSLGLAQQETERLNATTGKILKLELKKVRYIRSLSFVQGTFVNLLRNAIMLLMLFLVVQERITVGEFFSLFIYSFAIFGPLQELGNIINVYRETEASLANFQQILNTPRDVQPAHPQSVKSLKTLAFEDVHFKHLTAEKPALDGISFDAGVGETIAFVGPSGSGKTTLVKLLVGLYKPLSGQILYNNIPGSDVNLDELREQIGFVTQDTQLFAGTIRENLRFVAPNATDAECLTALRQAAADSLLSRAPQGLDTVIGEGGVKVSGGEKQRLSIARALLRKPALLVFDEATSALDSLTEEEIGRTVRELSGSRQHITILIAHRLSTILHADRIFVLEQGQVVEQGRHADLLAQKGLYYAMWRQQIGERKELAVL; encoded by the coding sequence ATGCAACTTCTTTACACCTATTTACGGCGCTATTGGGGCCTGTTGGCGCTTGCGCTATTTTTGGCAGCTATCAATCAGATTTTCTCGCTGCTCGACCCTTATATCTTCCGAAAAATCATTGACCAGTATGTTGTGAAGCCCGGTGGTACACTACGCACCATCGACTTCTGGGGCTTTCTTAAAAACGGCGCTGGTGTCCTGATTTTGCAGGCACTCGGTGTAGCTATGGTGAGCCGTATCGCCAAGAACTTTCAGGATTATTACGTCAATGTAATTACCCAGCGGCTCGGCGCACAACTCTATACCGATGGTCTCCGGCATTCGCTCGAACTGCCCTACCAGGTTTTTGAGGACCAACGATCGGGCGAAACATTAGGTAAACTACAAAAAGTACGATCCGACGTCGAAAAGCTCATTCAATCGTTTGTCAATGTTCTCTTTACATCGGTGGTGGGCATTGTGTTTGTGATGTGGTATGCTGCCACGGTGTATTGGCCCATTGCTCCGGCCTATTTTCTGACCATTCCGCTGCTCGGTTTTGTGAGTTCGCTGCTGAGCAAAAAGATCAAGACCGTACAGAAAACGATTGTGGCTGAAACCACGGCGCTGGCCGGTTCTACGACGGAAAGCCTTCGCAACATCGAGCTGGTAAAAAGCCTTGGTCTGGCCCAGCAGGAAACCGAACGGCTGAACGCCACAACCGGAAAAATCCTGAAGCTGGAACTCAAAAAAGTACGCTACATCCGGTCGCTCTCGTTTGTGCAGGGAACGTTTGTAAACCTGCTCCGCAATGCCATTATGCTGCTCATGTTGTTTCTGGTGGTGCAGGAGCGCATTACGGTGGGCGAATTTTTCTCATTGTTCATTTATTCGTTTGCCATTTTCGGACCGTTGCAGGAATTGGGTAATATCATCAACGTTTATCGTGAAACGGAAGCCTCGCTCGCTAATTTTCAGCAAATCCTGAATACACCCCGCGATGTTCAACCGGCTCACCCGCAGTCGGTCAAATCGCTTAAAACACTGGCTTTCGAGGATGTGCATTTCAAACACCTGACCGCCGAAAAACCGGCGCTCGATGGCATCTCATTCGATGCAGGAGTCGGCGAAACCATTGCGTTTGTTGGTCCGAGCGGCTCTGGCAAAACCACACTCGTGAAGTTGCTGGTCGGCCTGTACAAACCCCTGAGTGGCCAGATTTTGTACAACAACATTCCTGGTTCTGATGTAAATCTGGATGAGCTTCGGGAGCAAATCGGATTTGTGACGCAGGACACGCAGCTTTTTGCCGGAACCATCCGCGAAAACCTCCGGTTCGTAGCACCCAACGCTACCGATGCCGAATGTTTGACAGCACTGCGTCAGGCGGCTGCCGATTCGCTGCTTTCCCGCGCACCGCAGGGTCTCGATACGGTGATTGGCGAAGGTGGTGTCAAAGTATCCGGGGGCGAAAAACAACGGCTGAGCATTGCCCGCGCCCTGCTCCGCAAACCGGCACTCCTGGTTTTCGATGAAGCTACCTCGGCCCTCGACTCCCTTACCGAAGAAGAAATTGGCCGAACCGTACGCGAATTATCAGGCTCACGACAACATATTACAATCCTGATCGCTCACCGGCTGAGCACCATCCTCCACGCCGACCGGATTTTCGTTCTGGAACAGGGTCAGGTGGTCGAGCAGGGTCGCCATGCTGATTTATTAGCCCAAAAAGGGCTATATTATGCCATGTGGCGGCAACAGATTGGTGAACGCAAAGAGCTTGCAGTACTGTAA
- a CDS encoding PQQ-dependent sugar dehydrogenase, with protein sequence MLRYTIGAAFAVVFCLSSFLIDQKPVVKTARENYQTYCSSCHGEKVEAFVDRKWKHGTGKAELMTSISGGYPDLGMPTWKATLNEKEIGDLADLILESLKNVDQYKFASKPTSNVFSSEGQTVKLDTIAKDLGSPWGLAFLPEGDMLVSTRSGDIYRVSQNQQKTKISGGPTVLAEGQGGLLDVVLHPDFAKNQLVYFSYSAVKNEGDQKLSTTAVMRAKLAGNTLTDQKVIFEAMPYSKTRHHYGSRMAFDNKGYLFVSVGERGNEKENPQSIANDLGKVHRLYDDGRIPEDNPFVKDKNARGSIYSYGHRNPQGMLKHPVTGEIWTNEHGPRGGDELNIVKKGANYGWPIICYGINYDGKPITNLTAKEGMEQPLTYWLPSIAPSGLAFVDSPKYPGWKGNLLIGSLRFQYLNRCVMEGNKVVKQENLLKNVGRLRNIKQGPDGYLYVSVEDPGYIFRLQPVNQ encoded by the coding sequence ATGCTACGCTATACCATTGGTGCTGCCTTTGCGGTCGTGTTCTGTCTGAGCAGTTTTCTTATCGACCAAAAACCAGTCGTTAAAACCGCCCGAGAGAATTATCAGACTTATTGCTCTTCGTGTCATGGCGAAAAAGTGGAAGCTTTTGTGGATCGGAAGTGGAAACATGGTACGGGAAAAGCCGAACTCATGACGAGTATTTCGGGAGGATACCCTGACCTGGGAATGCCGACCTGGAAAGCTACGTTGAATGAAAAAGAAATCGGCGACCTCGCTGACCTGATTCTGGAAAGCCTGAAAAACGTTGACCAGTATAAATTTGCCAGCAAACCGACGTCAAACGTTTTTTCATCGGAAGGCCAGACCGTTAAGCTCGATACGATTGCGAAGGATTTAGGCTCTCCGTGGGGGCTGGCATTCTTACCCGAAGGCGACATGCTGGTGAGCACTCGCTCCGGCGATATTTACCGGGTTAGTCAGAACCAGCAAAAGACCAAAATTTCAGGTGGCCCAACGGTTTTGGCCGAAGGGCAGGGTGGCCTTCTCGACGTTGTATTGCATCCTGATTTTGCCAAAAATCAGCTTGTGTATTTTTCGTATTCTGCGGTCAAGAATGAAGGCGATCAGAAGCTTTCTACGACGGCCGTCATGCGCGCCAAATTAGCAGGCAACACGCTGACCGATCAAAAGGTCATCTTTGAAGCGATGCCCTACTCGAAAACCCGTCACCACTACGGCTCGCGGATGGCTTTCGATAACAAAGGTTATCTGTTTGTATCGGTGGGAGAGCGAGGCAATGAAAAGGAAAACCCACAATCAATCGCCAACGATCTGGGTAAAGTTCACCGCTTATACGACGATGGCCGAATTCCGGAAGATAACCCGTTTGTAAAGGACAAAAACGCTCGCGGCTCCATTTATTCCTACGGGCACCGCAACCCACAGGGCATGCTCAAACATCCGGTTACGGGCGAAATCTGGACGAATGAGCACGGCCCGCGCGGGGGCGATGAATTGAACATCGTTAAAAAGGGAGCTAACTATGGCTGGCCGATTATTTGCTACGGCATCAACTACGATGGCAAACCCATCACTAACCTTACGGCGAAAGAAGGTATGGAACAGCCACTTACTTATTGGCTACCGTCTATTGCACCATCCGGTTTGGCCTTCGTCGACAGCCCTAAATACCCCGGCTGGAAAGGCAATCTATTGATTGGATCCCTTCGGTTCCAGTACCTGAATCGTTGTGTGATGGAGGGTAACAAAGTTGTTAAGCAGGAAAACCTGCTGAAGAACGTCGGTCGCCTTCGCAACATCAAACAGGGTCCAGATGGTTATCTGTATGTATCAGTCGAAGATCCGGGCTATATATTCAGGTTGCAACCCGTAAATCAGTAA
- a CDS encoding glycoside hydrolase family 9 protein, giving the protein MPGQLIRAGFFLCLLYASQTLSAQSVKVLANQVGYEGSKAKKAIVVADRQLTISNFQLINTGTGKVVYSGKPVFSGPVNKWKNWRFWTIDFSPYSTEGSYQVQITTAGKTIASYPFAIGRNVLEQFTLSDVIYYFKGQRSSGLLDKADHHLILAGRPADTLDVHGGWYDASGDYGKHLSHLTFSSYFNPQQISLTVWSLLKTHGQLTNRSGTDFRQYVRRLLDEAMYGADYLVRVQAKNGSFYRSVKAPGPGKLAKDRVIQAEDKAYRIKQTKDQTLTTTADETNWRSYQVSYRSGGGVAIAALAMASTYDIDMTGDYSPTDYLKAAETAFAFLEKENVAMTNDGKENIVDDYCALTAATELYKATKKDVYRKAADKRAGQLLNRLASWKNYRDYWRADDQDRPFFHPSDAGLPVVSLVYYYPLASTDVQKAIKRVIKRSMAYEMAVTQEVNNPFGYSRQLVQDTLGNRRTTFFFPHGSEASPWWQGENARLGSMATAARLAATLFTDDKLFRNQLESFSLDQLNWILGLNPYNACMVQGVGHNNPAYGFFGTFEYTNAPGGIVNGITSGFTDEDDIDFNLAYKMTGKDADWRWAEQWLPHAAWYLMAVAVKEE; this is encoded by the coding sequence ATGCCGGGACAATTAATCAGGGCGGGATTTTTTCTTTGCTTACTGTATGCTTCTCAGACACTGAGTGCACAATCCGTTAAGGTGCTTGCCAATCAGGTTGGTTATGAGGGCAGTAAAGCAAAGAAAGCGATTGTTGTTGCTGATCGACAGCTTACCATTTCGAATTTTCAGCTCATCAATACGGGAACCGGTAAAGTCGTTTATTCGGGGAAACCGGTATTCAGTGGTCCGGTAAACAAATGGAAAAACTGGCGATTCTGGACCATCGATTTTTCGCCCTATTCAACGGAAGGTAGCTATCAGGTGCAGATTACAACGGCGGGGAAAACCATTGCGTCGTATCCGTTCGCGATCGGGCGGAACGTTCTGGAGCAGTTTACGCTGTCCGATGTGATTTATTATTTTAAAGGACAGCGCAGTTCAGGACTACTGGACAAAGCTGATCACCACTTGATACTGGCTGGGAGACCTGCCGATACCCTCGATGTTCACGGCGGTTGGTATGATGCGTCGGGCGATTACGGAAAACATCTTTCCCATCTTACGTTCTCGTCCTATTTTAATCCCCAGCAAATTTCACTGACTGTCTGGAGTCTATTGAAAACACACGGGCAATTAACGAATCGATCGGGAACCGACTTTCGTCAGTATGTCCGTCGGTTGTTGGACGAAGCCATGTATGGAGCCGATTATCTGGTTCGGGTGCAGGCAAAAAATGGTTCCTTTTATCGATCGGTGAAAGCGCCCGGTCCCGGTAAACTGGCTAAAGACCGGGTTATTCAGGCCGAAGACAAAGCTTACCGCATCAAGCAAACCAAAGACCAGACACTGACGACCACCGCCGACGAAACCAACTGGCGTAGCTATCAGGTTAGTTATCGGTCGGGTGGGGGAGTTGCCATTGCTGCGTTGGCGATGGCATCGACTTACGACATCGACATGACGGGCGACTATAGCCCAACGGATTATTTAAAAGCAGCCGAAACCGCATTTGCTTTTCTGGAGAAAGAAAATGTGGCGATGACCAACGACGGTAAGGAAAATATTGTCGATGATTACTGTGCGCTGACCGCAGCAACGGAATTGTATAAGGCCACAAAAAAAGACGTTTACAGGAAAGCGGCTGATAAACGGGCAGGCCAATTACTAAACCGACTTGCGTCCTGGAAAAACTACAGGGATTACTGGCGGGCCGACGATCAGGACCGGCCTTTCTTTCATCCATCCGATGCGGGTTTACCAGTGGTTAGTCTGGTCTATTACTATCCGCTGGCTTCGACCGATGTCCAAAAAGCGATCAAACGAGTCATAAAACGGTCAATGGCTTATGAAATGGCCGTGACTCAGGAAGTAAATAATCCATTTGGCTATAGCAGGCAGTTGGTGCAGGATACGCTCGGAAACCGACGCACAACGTTTTTCTTTCCGCATGGCAGTGAAGCCTCTCCCTGGTGGCAGGGCGAAAATGCCCGGCTCGGTTCGATGGCAACCGCGGCCCGCCTGGCAGCTACCCTATTCACCGACGATAAGCTATTTCGTAATCAACTGGAAAGTTTTTCGCTCGATCAACTGAACTGGATATTAGGACTTAATCCATACAATGCCTGCATGGTGCAGGGGGTTGGCCACAACAATCCAGCCTATGGGTTCTTTGGTACATTCGAATATACCAATGCACCCGGCGGCATTGTAAACGGCATTACGTCCGGTTTTACAGACGAAGATGACATCGATTTTAACCTCGCGTATAAGATGACCGGTAAAGATGCCGACTGGCGATGGGCTGAACAATGGTTGCCTCATGCTGCCTGGTATCTGATGGCAGTAGCGGTTAAGGAAGAGTGA
- a CDS encoding ThuA domain-containing protein yields MKKRSIGRLVTSCLFTLLIICSESITFGQTSKPQFRVLAMTEAGGIHAPFVAAAKVWLKQLADENNFTIDYIENAEPVNDAFLANYQLFIQLNYPPYMWSDTAREAFRNYITQGKGGWVGFHHATLLGEFDGYPMWPWFSEFMGGIRYKNYIARFAKATVQVEAKNHPCMKGVPATFEVQKEEWYTYNKSPRPNVNVLATVDESSYSPDSEIKMGGDHPVVWSNEHVKARNVYVFMGHHPDLFRNDAFTTIFRNAIFWGVGK; encoded by the coding sequence ATGAAAAAACGGTCCATCGGGCGACTTGTCACCAGCTGTCTATTTACTCTTCTGATTATCTGTTCGGAATCGATAACCTTTGGACAAACCTCGAAACCACAGTTTCGGGTCCTGGCCATGACCGAAGCTGGTGGCATCCATGCGCCTTTTGTGGCTGCGGCTAAAGTCTGGTTAAAACAGCTGGCCGACGAAAACAACTTTACAATTGATTACATCGAAAACGCAGAACCTGTCAATGATGCATTTCTGGCTAATTATCAGCTGTTTATTCAGTTAAATTATCCCCCATATATGTGGAGCGATACGGCCAGGGAAGCCTTCCGGAACTACATCACGCAGGGCAAAGGAGGCTGGGTTGGGTTTCACCACGCTACGTTGCTGGGCGAGTTCGACGGTTACCCGATGTGGCCCTGGTTTTCGGAGTTTATGGGCGGCATCCGGTATAAAAATTACATCGCCAGGTTTGCCAAAGCAACCGTACAGGTCGAAGCTAAAAACCATCCTTGCATGAAAGGCGTACCGGCCACGTTTGAGGTGCAAAAAGAGGAATGGTATACGTACAACAAAAGTCCCCGCCCGAATGTCAACGTGCTGGCAACCGTTGATGAATCGAGTTATTCGCCCGATTCGGAGATAAAAATGGGGGGCGATCACCCGGTTGTGTGGTCAAATGAGCACGTGAAGGCGCGGAATGTATACGTTTTTATGGGGCATCATCCCGATTTGTTCAGGAACGATGCCTTCACGACTATTTTCAGAAATGCTATATTCTGGGGTGTCGGAAAATAA
- a CDS encoding endonuclease/exonuclease/phosphatase family protein has product MLASTSSATYRSRLPKKLVNAHWLNRWLAVLSISLFASSLAGRFLGRFYFFELFSHFTIQYQWVSYGFIGLWLLYWLIYWKEVKPVLSVLAIASLVSTAYLNQTSWIPGDYDTAIPSAKGNVRVVHANVLYSRDEYATTVAMLKQQRSDLYVLQEMTPDKIRLVTTQVAAEFPYWFACPSKQQVWTLVGSRTAFQIDLPLARKRHIISLTTQVRGQAIGLVTVHPHTPVIPSWFRERNAQLAFAAHKTRYNARPTVLIGDFNISPFSPIYEELFKPDAGRMKTGQKGMLTAARQIKTQPTWPSFLPPMMIPIDHAFVNSGFTPLSFRTLDQAGSDHRAIVVDLKLR; this is encoded by the coding sequence ATGCTTGCCTCGACTTCATCTGCCACATACCGATCTCGTTTACCCAAAAAACTCGTTAACGCGCACTGGCTCAATCGCTGGTTAGCGGTTTTGTCCATTAGCCTTTTTGCCAGTTCACTGGCGGGTCGGTTTCTGGGGCGTTTCTATTTTTTTGAACTGTTCAGCCATTTTACCATTCAATACCAATGGGTATCGTATGGCTTCATTGGCCTATGGCTACTCTACTGGCTTATCTATTGGAAAGAAGTAAAGCCAGTCCTATCAGTTCTGGCAATTGCATCACTGGTCAGTACGGCTTACCTGAACCAAACCTCCTGGATACCGGGCGATTACGATACAGCAATTCCATCAGCAAAGGGCAATGTCCGGGTGGTTCATGCCAATGTTCTCTACTCGCGCGACGAATATGCGACTACAGTAGCCATGCTCAAACAGCAACGTTCTGACCTGTACGTATTGCAGGAGATGACGCCCGATAAAATTCGTTTAGTGACGACGCAGGTAGCAGCCGAATTTCCCTACTGGTTTGCCTGCCCGTCGAAGCAGCAGGTTTGGACGCTGGTTGGAAGTCGCACTGCCTTCCAGATCGATTTGCCGCTTGCCCGCAAACGCCACATTATTTCGCTGACGACCCAGGTGCGAGGTCAGGCGATAGGGCTGGTTACAGTCCATCCACATACACCGGTAATTCCCAGCTGGTTTCGTGAACGGAATGCGCAACTGGCTTTTGCTGCCCATAAAACCCGGTATAACGCAAGGCCAACGGTCCTGATTGGCGACTTTAACATTAGTCCGTTTTCGCCTATTTACGAAGAGTTGTTCAAGCCTGATGCGGGCCGTATGAAAACGGGCCAGAAAGGGATGTTGACAGCTGCCCGGCAAATCAAAACGCAACCTACATGGCCAAGCTTTTTACCGCCAATGATGATCCCGATCGATCATGCGTTTGTGAACAGCGGTTTCACTCCACTATCATTTCGAACCCTCGATCAGGCTGGTTCTGATCATCGCGCGATTGTGGTCGATCTAAAATTACGATAG
- a CDS encoding MIP/aquaporin family protein, whose amino-acid sequence MASTRSNTALFGAELVGTALLLFIGLSVVIFNWGTGSVMATLVPSESLRRVITGFLFGLTGCLITLSPVGKISGAHINPAVSIAFWLRGKMKTRIMIGYVCSQLIGAIIGSLPLLFWEQQGQSIRYGITLPGDAGIQVAFIGEALTTACLIILLFLFVGNKKLRNYTPYTIPFLYGFMVWAEAPFSGCSTNPARSFGPAIVSQYFTDYWLYWLAPLTGVIAVVSVFRLLRLHHYYHLEAARVSYHNSYTPNCLKTTDNLFKETAPVGISS is encoded by the coding sequence ATGGCATCAACTCGTTCTAATACAGCGCTTTTCGGCGCCGAATTGGTAGGGACCGCTCTCTTGCTTTTTATCGGGTTGAGTGTTGTTATTTTCAACTGGGGAACAGGATCTGTCATGGCAACGCTCGTACCCTCAGAATCGTTACGTCGGGTCATAACCGGTTTTCTGTTTGGTTTAACGGGTTGCCTGATAACACTGTCGCCAGTCGGTAAAATCAGCGGAGCACACATCAATCCGGCCGTAAGTATAGCTTTCTGGCTTCGGGGTAAAATGAAAACCCGTATCATGATTGGCTACGTCTGTAGCCAGTTAATTGGGGCCATCATTGGCAGTCTGCCGTTGTTATTTTGGGAGCAACAAGGCCAAAGCATACGCTATGGAATTACGTTGCCCGGTGATGCAGGCATACAAGTGGCATTTATTGGCGAAGCGTTGACCACGGCCTGCCTGATTATTCTTCTGTTCCTGTTTGTTGGCAATAAAAAACTTCGGAATTATACGCCTTATACGATCCCTTTTCTATACGGATTTATGGTTTGGGCCGAGGCTCCTTTTTCCGGATGTAGTACGAATCCGGCGCGTAGTTTTGGGCCTGCCATCGTTAGTCAGTACTTTACTGATTACTGGCTATACTGGCTGGCTCCTTTGACGGGTGTCATTGCGGTAGTGTCTGTATTCCGGTTGCTCCGGTTACACCATTATTACCATCTTGAAGCGGCTCGGGTTAGTTACCACAACAGTTATACCCCTAACTGTTTAAAAACAACCGATAACCTATTCAAAGAAACGGCTCCGGTTGGAATAAGTTCTTGA
- a CDS encoding alpha/beta hydrolase yields MNRQKSKRRTLWALAFGFILVNIVAFFHAYKFTHFADTEGKITESPDKLSVIDKIEPLLFGINNPRPKNKMKPTQPFETVKLQSNKAIGCWHIKADSAKGTIILFHGYAGDKSRMLDKSDEFIKQGYNTFLVDFMGSGESEGNQTTIGFKEAEEVKTAFDYLVRNGEKRIYLFGTSQGAVAILKALYDYPLSPKGIILECPFGSMYQTTCARFTVMKVPSFPMAGLLVFWGGFQNDFWAFGHNPTDYATRVKCPTLLLYGEQDKNVSRQEIDAIYKNLTGKKELITYPLAGHENFLKQYKQAWIRDTQHFLQTIGK; encoded by the coding sequence ATGAACAGACAGAAATCAAAAAGACGTACACTTTGGGCATTAGCCTTTGGCTTCATTTTGGTGAATATTGTTGCCTTTTTTCACGCCTACAAGTTTACACATTTCGCTGATACTGAAGGTAAAATCACGGAAAGCCCGGACAAACTCTCGGTGATCGATAAAATAGAACCGTTGCTTTTTGGCATAAATAATCCAAGGCCAAAAAATAAAATGAAGCCAACACAGCCGTTTGAAACCGTAAAGCTTCAAAGCAACAAGGCAATCGGATGCTGGCATATAAAGGCCGATAGCGCGAAAGGGACTATAATTTTATTCCATGGCTATGCTGGTGATAAATCAAGAATGCTTGATAAGTCGGATGAGTTTATAAAACAGGGATACAATACTTTTTTGGTGGACTTTATGGGAAGTGGCGAGTCTGAGGGGAATCAAACAACCATTGGATTTAAAGAAGCCGAGGAAGTAAAAACTGCATTTGATTATTTGGTCAGGAATGGAGAGAAACGCATTTATTTATTTGGAACATCGCAGGGAGCCGTTGCGATTTTGAAGGCACTTTATGATTACCCACTTAGTCCAAAGGGAATCATACTTGAATGCCCCTTTGGGTCAATGTATCAAACGACTTGTGCAAGGTTTACGGTTATGAAAGTTCCTTCGTTTCCAATGGCCGGACTGCTGGTTTTTTGGGGAGGTTTTCAGAATGACTTTTGGGCGTTCGGGCATAACCCAACCGACTATGCAACGCGCGTAAAATGCCCAACACTACTACTTTACGGCGAACAGGATAAGAATGTAAGCAGGCAGGAAATTGATGCCATTTATAAAAATCTAACCGGCAAAAAGGAGCTGATAACGTATCCGCTTGCCGGACATGAAAATTTTTTAAAACAATACAAACAAGCGTGGATTCGAGATACTCAGCATTTTTTACAAACCATTGGCAAATAG